In a single window of the Papaver somniferum cultivar HN1 chromosome 8, ASM357369v1, whole genome shotgun sequence genome:
- the LOC113305138 gene encoding xyloglucan endotransglucosylase/hydrolase protein 4-like — translation MKCPDGNTKGLNFNLYLSSLEGDKSQDEIDFEFLGNNKGVVQTNHYTGGSGSKEQIHELGFDCSDGFHDYEIKWSKDYIEWSVDGKVIRRDENEDGAEFPEKAMFLYASVWDASGINEGEWTGIYEGDDAPYACMYKDVRVPLLTAVVEASEDRLNYLSVCLLH, via the exons ATGAAATGTCCTGATGGCAATACAAAAGGTTTGAACTTCAATCTCTATCTTTCGTCATTAGAAGGTGATAAATCTCAAGATGAGATTGATTTTGAATTCTTAGGTAATAATAAAGGAGTAGTCCAGACTAATCATTATACTGGTGGTAGTGGTAGTAAAGAGCAAATTCATGAGTTAGGATTTGATTGTAGTGATGGTTTTCATGACTATGAGATTAAATGGTCTAAAGATTACATTGAATGGTCAGTCGATGGGAAGGTTATTAGAAGAGATGAAAATGAAGACGGTGCTGAGTTTCCTGAGAAAGCTATGTTTTTGTATGCTTCAGTTTGGGATGCTAGTGGTATTAATGAAGGGGAATGGACTGGGATTTATGAGGGAGATGATGCACCGTATGCATGTATGTATAAGGATGTTCGTGTTCCGTTGTTAACTGCGGTGGTGGAGGCATCTGAGGATAGG CTGAATTATCTGTCTGTTTGTTTGTTACACTAA
- the LOC113301991 gene encoding uclacyanin-2-like, protein MATPSAATISLMVLLLVAPAVFAANYPISWTQGTNYDNWDSDKDLVAGDTITFEYGPSHTVNVVDKDAYDNCGSAAISKHSGGSSKITLEAGTMYFICPEGNHCADGMKLSVQVGDADTPSPPDTPTTPTTPATPATPATPPTPTSPATPTDPSTPTTPSKPSPPAGGTGAATSSVNMNFIVIGGSILLASLFAFLG, encoded by the exons ATGGCAACTCCTAGTGCTGCAACCATATCCCTGATGGTTCTTCTATTGGTAGCTCCCGCCGTTTTTGCTGCCAACTATCCAATCTCTTGGACCCAAGGCACCAATTATGACAATTGGGATTCAGATAAAGATTTAGTTGCCGGTGACACCATAA CTTTCGAATACGGGCCATCGCATACAGTAAACGTGGTAGACAAGGATGCCTATGATAACTGTGGGTCAGCTGCCATAAGTAAACACAGTGGTGGAAGTAGCAAAATCACTTTAGAAGCTGGAACCATGTATTTCATTTGCCCAGAAGGCAATCATTGTGCTGATGGAATGAAATTATCGGTCCAAGTCGGCGATGCAGATACCCCATCACCTCCAGATACTCCTACCACTCCTACAACACCCGCTACTCCTGCCACTCCTGCAACACCTCCCACTCCTACCAGTCCTGCAACACCCACTGATCCCTCAACGCCAACTACTCCCTCAAAACCTAGCCCACCTGCAGGCGGAACTGGTGCAGCAACTAGCAGTGTTAATATGAATTTTATTGTGATCGGAGGTTCAATTTTGTTGGCTTCTTTGTTTGCATTTTTGGGCTAG
- the LOC113302934 gene encoding zinc finger A20 and AN1 domain-containing stress-associated protein 1-like, translating to MGSQDSFNGCEQPGAHKPCANRCGFFGTAVNLDMCSKCYRDHLKEEEQSLLAKASFEKSANPKKALTTSPKESEANYSTDDSNVSAKGTATASSSSASPSATSGGESGAVAKNRCFSCNKKVGLTGIKCKCGSVFCSMHRYPEKHSCDFDYKAAGKETVAKLNPQVKADKIERF from the coding sequence atgggatcacaagacagttttaATGGATGTGAGCAACCAGGGGCACATAAGCCTTGTGCAAACCGATGTGGGTTTTTCGGAACAGCAGTGAATTTGGATATGTGCAGCAAGTGTTATAGAGATCAtcttaaagaagaagaacaatctCTTTTAGCCAAAGCCTCTTTTGAGAAGTCTGCAAACCCTAAGAAAGCTTTGACAACCTCTCCAAAGGAATCAGAGGCGAACTACTCTACAGATGATTCTAATGTTTCTGCGAAGGGGACTGCTACAGCTTCGTCGAGTTCTGCATCACCATCAGCAACATCTGGAGGAGAAAGTGGTGCAGTAGCGAAGAATAGGTGTTTCAGTTGTAACAAGAAAGTGGGGTTGACAGGAATCAAGTGCAAGTGCGGATCAGTTTTCTGCTCTATGCATCGCTACCCTGAGAAGCATTCATGTGACTTCGACTACAAGGCCGCTGGAAAAGAAACAGTCGCAAAACTGAATCCGCAAGTCAAGGCAGACAAGATTGAAAGATTTTAA